From the Clupea harengus chromosome 15, Ch_v2.0.2, whole genome shotgun sequence genome, one window contains:
- the LOC116223662 gene encoding band 4.1-like protein 3 produces MFPFSPSSSSTLSSMAPTLDTISELDILSDISEDDPFSWTGGEQPDGDEPSRPAAFSDRDPSPATVPTGPNASASPALLPPTPPSSLSSSSSSSSSSTSSSPGCECCVESPDGTPSDGEAQQHQQHQQPQPPRSSFSLLAACNGLRLPSLLDEDGYLCFPSLPEESLAAVLPAGLQRHLPLSSPSLVPSFLVIFAVLLSASQSLAFALLLALPLALALCYLEARASSRLLPPQAQCTQLGSPEELCDPAA; encoded by the coding sequence ATGTTCCCCTtctcgccctcctcctcctccaccctctcctccatggCCCCCACCCTGGACACCATATCCGAGTTGGACATCCTGTCCGACATCTCGGAGGACGATCCGTTCTCCTGGACAGGCGGGGAGCAGCCGGACGGGGACGAGCCCTCTCGCCCCGCAGCCTTTTCGGACCGCGACCCCAGCCCTGCCACTGTCCCCACCGGCCCCAACGCCTCCgcctctcctgctcttcttcctcccacccctccttcttctctctcctcctcctcctcctcctcctcctcctccacctcctcctccccgggCTGCGAGTGCTGCGTCGAGTCCCCGGACGGCACCCCCTCCGACGGCGAGgcgcagcagcatcagcagcatcagcagcccCAGCCTCCCCGCTCCAGCTTCTCCCTGCTGGCCGCCTGCAATGGCCTGCGGCTGCCCTCGCTCCTGGACGAGGACGGTTACCTGTGTTTCCCCAGCCTCCCCGAGGAGTCGCTGGCGGCCGTGCTGCCCGCCGGCCTCCAGCGCCACCTGCCCCTCTCCTCGCCCTCCCTCGTGCCGTCCTTCCTGGTCATCTTCGCCGTGCTGCTCTCCGCCTCGCAGTCCCTGGCCTTCGCCCTGCTCCTGGCGCTGCCCCTGGCGCTCGCCCTCTGCTACCTGGAGGCCCGGGCCTCGTCCCGCCTGCTGCCTCCCCAGGCGCAGTGCACCCAGCTGGGCTCGCCGGAGGAGTTATGTGACCCTGCTGCTTAA